TATCATCTCCACAGTAAGATTCTCTCTTAAATGTCATCTATctgaataaaaacaaacacaggGAAGCtgatgaggctcaagtgattggtgTCCCATCTATacaataagtaaatctttaaaaacaaacataaacaaaaaaccaCCTGTAAATACTTAAGATAGTACCCAGTAGCCTTGGTGTGTGATactaatttcaattttaaattttaaaaattaattacttgACTTATGGTTTATTTACAATAACCTGCACCTATGcacttaaatataaaagattcTATTTTTAAGCACATCCTTTTTTAGTTTCAACCAATTTACTGtatcagaaaaaatataaaaactattatTTCTCTGTATAAAATATGGTCTTTAACCTGACATGAATAGGATTTATAACTAATCTTCAAACCCTCAGATTTGTGCATTATAGCTAcccaaatgaaattataaaaattagcATAAGAGGATGAGACCTCTAGGAGCAGTAAATGGGATTCAAAAGGGCCCAAAGATATAGGGGTTAATGTCACATAATATAGGAATATCACAATGAGATAGGTTTGataattagatttatttttttttaaataagtgcaattttaaaatcagtagaatttcacAGAAGCTTTTCTTCAAGTATCTGATTTTTGGCCCATGGCAATAAAACATAAACCAATAGGCAAAAATCACACTTGATTTAAGTAcattcatttaataatttaaattcttCAGAAAATATCAAAAATGAATTCACAACATATTGTAAACATGATCAAAGTAAATCttaagctatgaaaaaaacaatctCAAAAAGCAGCACAAATCTCACATCCTTCAGAGGCAAATGTAgagcaaaataaaaagacattaacAGAATTGACTTGTAGATTACAGTAAGAGAAACAGAAAACTGTTTTTAACAGTGATGATCCCTGGAAGGTTACAGCTGTGAAAGGTAATGAGGTGCCTTAAAATTTTCACTTGAAAATTCTGCGAAGGCTCATTAATGGTTCATTCAATTATTCGAAAGATTTGATCTTTTCAGGAAGTGACTTCTGAGAGCAGTCCTGGAATGCTAGTTGTGACTTGTACTCAGAGGGTGCTGTAATAATCGTGCAGAAGAAAAATATGTTATTAGATGTGCAGACAAAGATCTCACCTCATCCCAGAAGTCTTCTCTGAATACTACCATCCTCATAGATCTGcacctcaactgcttgagttcTGTGCTCACTGATACACCCTGTCTATTGTAGGAAGAAAACCCTTTGGAGTTGCTGGTGAGGCTGCTCATTATGCATACAGCCACCCCACCTCCAAGATTAAAAacacaacaagaacaaaaaaccacaaccaaaataataaaacttactGCTGCCTTCAAAGCTTGATCTAGGTCTTCCATTAGGTCTTTTTTATCCTCTAAGCCCACAGAGAGTCGAATCAGTGTGTCACTAATTCCAAGGACATCTCTGTCACCTTTAGGCACTGATGCATGGGTCATGATTGCCCTGGAAGAAAGGGTGAGCATGCTTTTGAGTACTATATAGTGTTAGCAGAGGCACACTTATAGCTCATGAATTCTAATTAACGTCAATTCTTTTTCTACTCTAAATACTAACTTCTTTGTTTCCCCATaattcttcacagacaaaaatgaGGACCGATGaaaattattctaagtgaaataaTTGATTCTAAGTGAAAAGCAGATTCTTTTATCTGTGGGTAAAGTACACTCACGCCAGGTACTAAAGGAGCCAGTCAACCTCCCCCATACTGGAGAGAAAGGTACCACTCCCAATGGGTGGACTTTAAGATCTGCCTGAGTGAGGCCTTGGCCAGAAGTCATATGCCCCATGACCAACCTGCTGCAGAGTTACTTGAAATTCTGACTTAGATGAGGCTTATTAGACCAGGAAACTCCCAGAATCAATTCCCCACTGGATCAACAGATCAATCCAGAACAGCTCAGGGAAAGAGCACCTAGGATTGGTAATCCTGACTACTAGGCATCAGGAATCCCAGTGTATATAACTCATGACATACATGACAAGAGGATGGTGAAGGATTTTCCAAACTATCCAACAACTCATCATCATCAACATGTGTAGAGGTAATGTGTCAGGCATTATAGAAGAATTTGGAAAAGAATCAGATAGCCCCTTTATCCTAGATGACAACGCAGGAGCTAAAGATAATGATTCACGAAACAGAAGTGTCTATAGCAAATTTCAAAGTATGGACAGTAAAAGCTGCTAAAGTTCAGAGAAGGGAGACGTCTCTGTGGGCAGAGGCATCATGGAGGCGAGGCTGGTAGCCTTAGGGGGCCCTAATACGTGCATGGCCACCAACATTCatccttttcttcctccccacCTCTACCAGTCAAACCAGTGCCTAAAGTGCTTTCTTCCATCTCACTTCAGACCCATGGAAAGAAAAACCCAGTTTTGGTCAAAGTAAGTGGATACCTTCTTCTGTCACTCTAACAAAGCTTTTATACACGAATGTCCTCCTTAAAATGTTTTGCCCCAATCAGGCTTCAATTCCTTCACAGAAAGAACTTGGACTTCAAAGTATGAATCCCAACCCTTCCACATACTCCCTTTGTGACCTTGTAAGTGGGCTGTCCTCACTGAGTCTATCTTCTTATctgaaataataatagctattaCTTCTGGTATGCTTACCATGAGTTAGGTACTCTACTAGGTGATTTATATGCATTAATATTGGGTAATAACACCTATCTCAAAAGTCTGTCATGGGCATCATTTGAAGGAACCTATATAAAGCACTTACAAGTACCTGGAATGTAGTAGATGCctagtaaaaaataattattcatagTAATAGTTAACACTTATTGAATACTAATTATGACCCAAGACACCTTGGTCATTGATTTTTCCTCCCATATTCTCACAACTGTTAAGAATTAGGTACAGTATTATCTGCATTTCACTAAAGAGGAAAGTGAGATTAAGAAGTAAGAGATGATAAAGAACTTTCCTAAGGTCAACAGAGTTAATATGTGTTTATTAACAGAGACTCAGTACACTGACTCTACTTCCTCCCTTCCTATTGCAGTGTTACACTGGGTACAGCAGAGTTGGGAGTCACAGACAAGCTCTGACCTAAATTCACTTGTCCACTGGCATTGGGATTGTAGGCTTAGCTAGAGTGTCTGAGGGTCAAGCAACTTTAAAACAAATCCCTAAATAAATCATTAGTATATTTTTTAAGAGAGCCTTAAAGTAGTATGCATTTTATTGCTATGAATATGAAAAATAAGCCAATTTCATATGCTGAGTGTGCCCTCTTGTGCATCCACATTTACTAGCAGGCATGTTCTGGATAGACTGACAAAAAGCTACATgtgttatataaattattttccatcatttttagggcatattttttttttaactttatgaaaTTACCTGAATCACCATGAACTGTAAACTACTGTAAGAGAGCAGAAAACATGCCTGAATTTTGATAACCACAGACATTCCTCAGCACAATGCTTCTAAAATAGTTATTTCATAATATGAAAATTAGCATAGAGAAATAGTCTATGTGCATTTAGTACAGTTGAAAATGATTAGGTAATAgtgctgatttatttatttatttatttatttccttttttttattatctttttttgtaaagatacatagatcgcacaaaacgttacattaaaaaatacaagaggttcccatatatcccactgcccccccccaccccagcctccactcctcccacatcaacaacctctttcatcagtgtggcacattcattgcatttgatgaatacattttggagcactgctacgcaacattatagtttacattgtagtttactctctcccagtccattcagtgggttatggcaggatatataatgtcctgcatctgtccccgcaatatcatgcaggacaaacCCAAGTCCTGAAatatagctcagtgactgagctgctgcttcccatgtatgaggtcccggggtTCAATCCTTTTCCCCTCACTGTTTTTGATGCGATGCCTCAAGAATGAAATCACTAACATATTCTTGTGTGACATTTCAGTAAATCAGCCAACCTTTCTGGACCTCTGtgttcttatctataaaataaggagAGGCCATGAACTAGGCCTCTTTCAGTTCTAATATCCTCTGATGCTTTGATAAGATTAGCTGAATTGATTAGGTCAGACAGTGAGGTGCCTAGAATGCCAAGTTAAGATTTTGGAATTATCTGATTGATAACATGGGATCATTAAAGGTTtatgccacacacacaaaaaaaaaacagaaaataagtggaTTTGACAATGCCTAGTAGGGCCCTTCTCTGACAATCAAAGGTAGAGAGGTGTTTTATCAGAGACTCATTCTCTATTTCCCAGGGAACCTTGAAATCAGCTTTTCAGTACAGAATCTCCAACCTCCCTGCCAGGGTAGAAGTGGGATAGAATATGTGGCCTTGGGACAGAGGACAAAGAGCCTAGAATACAATTACTGCTGGAATCTCCTTCAGTAGAACAGGAATGGAAGCAAAAATTGAAAGGACACAGCCAACTGATGAAAGCCCACCATTAGACTGTATCAGTGTCTACATTCTGATGATGCTAGAGTCCATTCTGATTAGTCAGTGCCAAACTGTTCTTAATGTTAAGTATCTTGAATTAGCCTTGATTTTATcacattcattttctaaacaatcAAAACTGACATCAAAATTAAAGTACTGAGATAAAGTGAAATATGCTTACGGAAGCTCAGCAAGACTTTCATATCCTCCCAAGCTCTCAGCCAGAGTAAATATCTAAGGCAAGGAAAACAATTTAGATctttcagtaaaataaaaatactaaaatctaaaaataaatgattttaataaaATGGCCCTGGAGCAGGAAATGGAGAATAGTAGTGATTATGAATAAACAGGAATTAGGCAAGAAACTCAGAGAAACAATGAGGTTAAAATTTATAACAAAGATTTCACCAATTAGACATATTATGTAtaaacttaaaacaacagaagttgACAAAAGTGAATTTCCTATACCTTCCTACTTTGGCCCTATACTTCAGTAATACTTAACATGAGCTCTAAAAGCCCAGAATACTAACTTTGAGTATTCCATGGTAACCCTTTAAATTTGAATCTGAAAGTGGCTATATTATCACACTTTTTTGTTAACATTCATCACTTATTAAATTAACATATCCATTTAAGTAGAAAtaaaacagttttgtatttagTGTTATAGTGTTACAGTGTCAgaattttacaaatgttttaaaaatcactctCACACCTGTGTTAAATCAGATGTACAATAATACTATCTTTCTGGTTTTAGAAATGGACAAGTTTAAGATATTCATAGGGCTTCAACTGACCTGGTAGTGTTCTGTTCACTAGATCTGTAGTATTTACACCTCAGTCTATTGTAATGGACTCAAGCTAAGTGTATGGAGTCACCCAGGGCCCGAGAGCCCCCTGCCTTGTGCAAATGAGAAAAAGCCCTCCCTTTGCCTGACCCCAGGCAGATGCAGACTGGGAGGCACAGGGTTGGGAAATTCATTCCTAGGCTACATTTGTGCAGTGCACTCACAGGGTTGTACAATACTTTGAGGATTCAAAAGTTTCATTGGAAACAAAGATTCACttttaagtaaatatgaaaaCTAACGCACTACATGCTGTCTTTCTCAAACTGATTGCAGCATGTGGAGAGTTGAGCAAATGAACGTATTCAGACAGCTGCTAATGTGTCATTGCTATTCCCTGTCATTTTCCAATGGAATGCATTTCATGTTAAAAGATGAGGTTTATAGGTGTGgcctgtgtgcacacacacaaaataaatacaCATAGGGTGAAAGTGAGAGATAATGAACTGCTATAAGAAAATCTTACcactacattttaaaaacagattttgaaAATTTACCTTTAAGTTCTTGAGGAAAGTCTCAGCATGCTGAAGAGTGCCCTTAATATAAAAAGTGACCATCCCTGGGCAACCTGTGCACTGACGCTTTGCCAGCTCATGCTGTGGATGAGAGGGCAGCCCTGGAATCATAAGGTATAGTAAGTTATTTTAGAGTCAAAcataatttcaggaaaaaaatccatggtCTACTTAAGTAAACTGCAAATAAAGCTAACAATGGGCTCTGGGCAGTGTTCACATCTGGCTACTGTTCTGTCCCCTGCCTATCTCTCTGGCTTCATTTTGACCAATCTTTTCAATCCTTTCCATGCTCCAGCCACATGGGCTTTCCTTATACCAATGGCACTCTTTCATCCCAGAACTTTTGCACATGCTGTGCCTATAACCTGGAATACTCTCCCTGCATGACCACCCCTCCTTGTTAATTATATCTTTGTGTAATTTCTTGCTTAATATCTGTTTTATCCACCAGACTAGCTCCAAGGGGGCAAATCAATgcttatttctttaataattggGCTCCAGTTTCTAGTAAAATGCTTGGCAGTTAatgaacatttgttgaatgaatcagAAATGCCTTATCCATGCCCTTCTACTAAATGCTACCCCTTCTTCAGGGCCCAGCTCAAAATCTTCTCTTGTCCTCCATCCAACTCTTTACCTAAAGTACATATAGTGTATTTAATCTCATATGGCTTTTGGACTTGGTTTATCCACATTCCTTGAAGACAGGGAACATTCTTAATTATTCCTTCCAACCAAGACTAACTTTACCTCAAAAGGATCTAAAATAGCTACCTACTTAGGTTTTTAGACTATCACAGTTTAAAAGACTGGCATAATAAATTCCAAATTTAACACTTAAGTTTGTTAATTAGTTGCACATGAGCATTTCTAGATGCTGGGGGAGGTAAAGGAATTGGAACATCAGGGGAATTTTGGTGGCTATCAGTTTTCAACTTGGGACAAATCTTTATCAGATCAAAGGTACAGCTAGTGCAGAATAGCAGAAAGACAAGGTTTTAAGCAGATCAACTAGAAAGTACACATTGCAGTCTTGGACTTCGTGTACACAAGTCTTCAAGCTAAAGACCCCATTACAGGAATATCTAAtgcaaaagaaattttttaacatCCAAGTATCCACTAAACAATAGATAACATAAGGCAAAAGACCCTACCTTCTTTATCACCAGACCTACCATGGTGCCTGACACACAATGTGTTTTATAATTAAATGAATggcataaaattaaatgaaaatatctgtgacagtttgagactATTATCCTTAGGGCTAATCCAGTCCTGTAGGTATAAACCTACTATAGGTGGGAccttcttttgattaggttacttcagtaggtatgacccagagtgggtcttaattctcttactggagtcctttataaacaggatgaatagagagagacacagaaggaaaaaaaccacaggagcagagagagcaaGCCACGAGAGCAAGAAGTGGAAATCAATGGAATCCAGGAGCGAGGAAGCCAGAACCTGAAGAAACTGAACCTGAAAGTGAGGGGGGAGACAGCAGATGCTTCCATGTGCCACTCTTCAGTGAGAAAGGATCatctgttgatgccttgatttggacacatgcacagcctcagaactgtaagcctgcaacctaataaatgcccattgtaaaagccaacccatttccagtaTATTGCTTCAGTagcttttaacaaactaaaacagcctctaatttacaaataaatgataaataaacaGGATGCTTAGAATAATACTTAAAATACTTGTATAAGGCCAATCTGTTTAGAAATCAGATTAACATACCAGGATAAATGACTTTTTCTACCCGGGGATTAGATTCTAGAAACTGAGCAACTGCCATTCCATTTTCAAAATGCTTATCCATTCGGACATGCAGGGTTTTCAGACCTCGATTGCAGAGGTAACAGTCAAGAGGAGATGGAACTGCTCCAATAGCTGCCAAATGAACATATCCTGAGTTAGTTTTGTGGgggagaggaacccagaaaaacCTCTGACTCCTCtttttcattatgattttaaaaaggtAGCTACAAAGCCCAATGCTTgagttttaggggaaaaaaataaaatgtcaaatcAGAAACATGAGAATGAAGCATAAAATACACTTAGAGAAATGTGCTTTCAAATGGGAGGGGGACTAACTATACTGAAAGGTAAATACATAATACAAACACGATAATATGAACTTTTCAAATATGACCATAAGTCATTTCAGCATGAACATTCTATGATTTTAATTAAATGACATACTGTACGTTTCCCTGAATTTCCTTGAAAAGGTATTACAACATAAAAAGAAAGCCAACCACTCACCTCCTACTATTCCGAAATGTTCTACCCAACATTCTATTTAGCCTTTGTCTGAAACAGCCTATGATTTCCTATGCCTTGAGGCATACAAACCTCATTCCcacttttataaagaaaaatacatttatcaAGCACTAAGTTTTGGTTTCCCTCATTagtgttcttttttcttactttaaaatCTATTCCATACTAATTAGGATTGCATCTTATCTGTCAAATTGCAATGGTTAAACCAAATCTCCACCTCAAATAAACCTTGTTTATACTTGAGATAAACTAAACAACATAAGCAGGAAATGGTGTTTAGGCATCTATTGAAAAATACTAAGCATTCATTGCAAGTACTATTtaaaatcagatataaaaggtattgtacatgaaaatcatcatttctaatgtttaaattaaaaaaaaactacaaattcaCTTGGCTTTTATTATATATCTAAACAATATTATTATGGATTAGAAAATAACAAAACTCTTTGTCATGACATAAAGCCCTCTATAAAAGTACTATTTTTATAACCCAAGTATTTTCTACTTCCTCTAAAAATCTGAATGTTTCcctctatttctcattttttcagaAATGCTATGACTTCACAACACTTAGCAGAAATGAAAGACCAAATGTAGTCACTCTGTGGGCATAAGGGAAAATACAGACTTTTTAATACTTACAATTTTGTAAGAAACGAAGCCTATTATGAAGGTTCTCAGAATTAACAGACACTAAACCCATTACAACATCACTGTGGcctaaaaacaagaaataaacaaaaatctctaggttaaaagcaatttattatatttttaatgtaatattattacaaagtcaataaaaataaataaattaaaaaaaataaaataaaataaaattatttctatcataaaaaaaagcaatttatgTTTACACTTAATTTCATAATTTCAAAAATGTGACTGTCACTTGAAAAACACTCTCAGGAAAAAACCCAATAAAATaaggttaaataaaattaattccatTTGACACTAGCAAAAGCTAGACATAAAATAACGtaataaaaatcatataaaaattaaatgtttctggtggtgatggcagcacaacattgggagcataattaacagcactgaattatatatttcaaagtggttaaaaaggaaatattaagttGTATACACATTAttagaataaaagtttaaaaaaaaaaacagaactgtacaacacagtgaaacctactgtaaatgatggactatagctaatagcacaattataaaaaatattctgtgaactgtaacaaatacatcaaactaatgcaaggtgttaatagggcAGTATATGGAAACActgaattttatgcatttttttggtaaaccaacaacttctgtaataaaaagaaaaggaaaaagtaaatgtttcttttaaaatcaggatAAAAACATAaccttttatataaaatttaatgatCTCCTCAGAAATCATGAGAAGAGTTTCTCTACTATAGAtgaaatcctttattttttttactatccACATGAGTCACTGAGAAAACCTGAACAGTAGTAGAAAGGATTAAAATGTCAAACCCTATGTTATATTCATCTATCCATGGGGAGGAACATTCAAAATGTAGACTACACATCTTACCATTCATATATTTTGTCGCTGAATACATACAAATATCAGCTCCCAGAGACAAAGGCCGCTGAAAATgacaaaagattattttaaagaagtaACCATTTGAAAATACGCTTTGTCACTTACTTATTTAATATTGCAAATTCCATTCTCATTCCAATCAGTAGTAACTCTTCAAAAATACATGCATCTTAAAATTTTCCAGGGCCTCTGATATTATCTTCCCCTTACCTCTCTCCcaccaaataaaaatacagagtaATGTACATAGTATTCAATCAGAAGGCATGAGTTTTACAGGAAGAGTAGATAAATGCAGTTCAAGTTTCTTTAAACTGTGTCTTTCCAGAAGTTGATGACTAACCCTAAATTTATTACCTACAGCAGAGATGCTAGCATTTTATGGCAtattaaacacataaaataaccGTCAGCAGTTCTTATGTCAACTAAGTATAAAACTAATCTGCTTAATAGATTTATTATCAATAAAATCTAGAAATACATGCTGTATTTATGCATACTTGGTTTGTCATGAACTTGACTCTCAATTactcttttattgcttttttaattttgCCAAGTGGAAAGTCCCTTATAAGAAATtcatttggggaaacggacttggcccagtggttagagcgtccgtctaccacatgggaggtccggttcaaaccccgggcctccttgaaccgtgtggagctggcccatgcgcagtgctgatgcgcgcaaggactgccgccccacacaggggtgtcccctgcgtgggggagccccacgagcaaggagtgcgccccgtaaggagagccgcccagcgcgaaagaaagtgcagcctgcccaggaatggcgccgcccacacttcccgagccactaacgacaacagaagcggacaaagaaacaagacacagcaaatagacacagagaacagacaaccgggggaggggggaattaaataaataaatcaatctttaaaaaaaaaaaaaacggccTGGAAACAGAGCAgcaggacatatatttaaaaaaaaaaaaaaaaaaaaaagaaattcatttgggttgttttcccCTACACAATTTTCCTGCATATAAAATTCTTGAGTTTTAAACTTGGTTTACAATGATAGTTAATGTTATAATTGAATTATCCACTAACTAACATATCATTGATATCTTTCCACTTaccttttgtttaaaataaaattgtgtgtgtttgtgtgtatctgtttctgtgtgtgtgtgtctttctcaCGAGAAAAGTTTAGTCTTTGGAAGGTATTAGTATAGGAGCCTATGGGACCTTTCCATTTAGGGTAGATGAAAAAAGGATGTTTTAAGTAAGAGATTGCCCAAAGCACTCTCTACATAATCTGGAGATGTTTGCTCATCTCTAAATTGATGGGGTCAAGCTATATAGTGTCTAAGATTTCTTCCAGTTCTAACAT
Above is a genomic segment from Dasypus novemcinctus isolate mDasNov1 chromosome 9, mDasNov1.1.hap2, whole genome shotgun sequence containing:
- the CTH gene encoding cystathionine gamma-lyase isoform X2, encoding MSAPFVKNKETKRQTPPAPPHDYSLGTPEPKTKGFEYSRSGNPTRNCLEKAVAALDGAKYCLAFASGLAATMTITHLLKAGDQIICMDDVYGGTNRYFRKVASEFGLKICFVDCSKIKLLEAAITPETKLVWIETPTNPVLKMIDIEACAHTVHKYGDIILVVDNTFMSAYFQRPLSLGADICMYSATKYMNGHSDVVMGLVSVNSENLHNRLRFLQNSIGAVPSPLDCYLCNRGLKTLHVRMDKHFENGMAVAQFLESNPRVEKVIYPGLPSHPQHELAKRQCTGCPGMVTFYIKGTLQHAETFLKNLKIFTLAESLGGYESLAELPAIMTHASVPKGDRDVLGISDTLIRLSVGLEDKKDLMEDLDQALKAAHPLSTSHN
- the CTH gene encoding cystathionine gamma-lyase isoform X1; this translates as MQNKETSIQGFLPGFQHFATQAIHVGQEPEQWTSQAVVPPISMSTTFKQGAPGKHSGFEYSRSGNPTRNCLEKAVAALDGAKYCLAFASGLAATMTITHLLKAGDQIICMDDVYGGTNRYFRKVASEFGLKICFVDCSKIKLLEAAITPETKLVWIETPTNPVLKMIDIEACAHTVHKYGDIILVVDNTFMSAYFQRPLSLGADICMYSATKYMNGHSDVVMGLVSVNSENLHNRLRFLQNSIGAVPSPLDCYLCNRGLKTLHVRMDKHFENGMAVAQFLESNPRVEKVIYPGLPSHPQHELAKRQCTGCPGMVTFYIKGTLQHAETFLKNLKIFTLAESLGGYESLAELPAIMTHASVPKGDRDVLGISDTLIRLSVGLEDKKDLMEDLDQALKAAHPLSTSHN